The following is a genomic window from Amycolatopsis cihanbeyliensis.
ACAACCTCGGCCGGATCGACATCGTGCTTGATGGACAGTTCCCGCGACGGGATGACGCCCTCGGTCTTGTAACCGATGTCCAGCAGAACCTCGTCGCGGTCGACCTTGACGATCGTGCCTTCGACGATGTCGCCATCGTTGAAGTACTTGATGGTCTTGTCGATGGCGGCGAGGAAGTCCTCCTCCGTCCCGACGTCGTTGATCGCGACTTGCTGAGCCTGCGCGGGGGCAGTCGGGGCGGTGGTGGTGTCGGTGGTCATTAGGTGGGTTGCTCCGGTTATGGCTAGGTCATGGGGTGTGCAGTTTGCGTGCGCCGTGGGGACACAGGCGACTACCATGCAAACCGTCGCATCGTCCGACGAGGAACGGCCGCGAGCATCACCAAGCGGTGCGCGACCCCGAGTCCCAGAGCGAACGCCTGAACACTGCTGGGTGAAAGGCAGCGCGAACCCACTGCGCTAACAAGTATCCTACGCGGCCGCCTGACGGCGACACAAACAGGGTCTCCCCCGGCGGAGCAGGACCAGTGGGAGGATAGCCGGCGTGCCCCAGCCACCCGCGTTCAACCAGGACGGCCGGCGTGGCCACGTCGCCGACCACCCCGAGCCGCCGGTGGATCGCCATCAACGCGCGGAGGAGCGGCTGGGCACCGCAGGCGTCGCCTACCGCCGAGTGGGCTCGGCCGAGGCGACCGCGGCCAACCTGGCCTGGTGGGACGCGGACGCCGACGACTACCAGGCCACCCATCGCGAGTTCCTCGGTGCGGCCGATTTCGTGTGGTGCCCGGAGGGGTTGCGCGAGGCCGACGCCCGGCTGCTCGGCGAGGTACGTGGCAGCTCGGTACTGGAGGTCGGCTGCGGTTCCGCGCCGTGCACTCGCTGGTTGGCCTGCCAGGGGGCACGCGCGGTCGGGGTGGACCTTTCCGCGGGCATGCTGCGGCATGCGCTGGCCGATCATCGGCGGACCGGTGCCGACGCGCCACTGATCCAGGCGAGCGCCGAGCGGCTGCCGCTGGCCACCGGCGGCTTCGACACCGCGTGCTCGGCCTTCGGCGCGGTGCCGTTCGTGGCCTCGCTGGATGCGGTCTTCGCGGAGGTGGCCAGGGTGCTGCGGCCGGGAGGGCGCTGGGTGTTCGCGGTGACGCACCCGATGCGATGGATCTTCCCCGACGACCCCGGCCCGACTGGGCTGACCGCGACCCAGCCGTACTTCGACCGGACCCCGTACGTCGAGGTGAACGCCGATGGCGCGGCGACCTATGTGGAATACCACCACACCATGGGTGACTACGTACGCGCGCTGTCCGGTGCGGGCTTCCGGTTGACCGACCTGATCGAGCCGGAATGGCCCGAGGCACACACCCGGGTCTGGGGCCAGTGGAGCCCGTTGCGCGGCAAGCTGTTCCCCGGCACCGCGATCTTCTCGGCCGTCGCGGCGGGCGGGTAGCCACCTCCCGTGCGGGAGCTGGTGCTGGCCCAGTCGGCGCGGTTCGCCGCGCTGGATCCGCTGCTGCCCGAGGCGGCCCAGCCGCCGGCCGGTGAGCGGCTCACCGCGACCCTCGCCGACGGTCGCCGGGTGGCCGGTGTGCTCTACCGTGCCCGGCACGCGCCCGGCTCCCTCACCAGCCTGTGGGCGGCCGGCGCGAGCTGGGAGCTGACTCCGCTGCTCGGTGACACCGGCGGCGCGGGCATGGCGGCGTTACTCGGTGCGCTGCGCCGCAGGCTGGACCGGGAGCGGGTGGGACCGGACTCGGCCTGCGCGGTCACCTGGCCCAGCCGCGACGTCGAGGTGGCCAGGGTGCTGCTGGACCACGGGCTTGTTCCCCTGGACGCGCTCGGCGTCCGGCCGCGGCCGCCACCCCCGGCCGGGACGAGCCGTCCCGAGGTGGTCATCCGGCGGGCACGCGCCGCGGACGAGGAGGAGATCGTCGCGCTGCGGATGGCCGAGCTGCGCTACTCCGCACTGGTCGGCCCGAACACCGTGCGGGAGGACGCCGCGGAGGTACTCGCGGCCGAGGTACGCACGCGGTTGCGGCGGGACGAGCCCGCCTGGCTCGCCGAGTCGGCGGGGCTGGCCGTCGGGCTCGCCGGCTGCGGTTGGGGTGCCCGGGCGGGCGAGCAACGACTCCGGCTTCGGCCCGGCCGGTGGGGGCAGCTGCACACGCTGTCGGTCCTGCCGGCGGCCAGGGGCACGGGTATCGGCAGGGCACTGGCCGCGGTGGCGCACGACGCGCTGCGCGCGGGCGGGGCCCGGGGTACATTCCTGTTCTACAGTCCGGCGAACCCCCTCTCCTCGGTGTTCTGGCACCGGCAGGGCTACCGGCCACTGTGGACGTTCTGGGAGGTTCGTCCGGCTTCCGCGCTCCGCTAGGGCTGCGGGCTCGTAACCTCCGTCACCCGGACGTGGGTCGGCGCGCGTTTCACGTTGCGGCCGCACCGCCACGGGTCTAATTTTGAACTGACTGGTCAGTTCAAAAGGAGGCCGCATGCAGCTCCGCGCCGACCGGGTGTCCCTCGACGGCCCGCACGGCACCGTGTTGCCGTCCACGTCGCTCACCGTGGCCGATGGCGAGTTGGCGCTGGTGCACGGCGAGCCCGGAACGGGTGTGACCGCCTTCGGCCTCGCCCTCGCAGGCAGGCTGCGCCCCACCACCGGGACGGTGACCATCGACGACCACGCGGACGAGGCGAAACTCCGTTCCCTGGTCGCCGTGGTGGACGCGCCCGGGGTCAGCGAGCCGGACGAGGCACTGTCCCTGAGCGTGGTCGTCGGTGAGGAGCTGGCGCTGGCCGCGCAGCCGGCCGGCGCCGCCGATGTGCGCCGGTGGCTGACCACGCACGACCTCGCCCCCTACGCCGACACCCGGTTCGAACGGATCGAGCCCGCCCTGCGCACCCGGCTGCTCGCCGAGCTCACCGCCACCCGGCCGGGGGTGGGCGCGCTGGTGCTGGACCGGCCGGACCGGCACACCAGCGAGGTGGAGGAGTGGGCGATGGTCGCGCACGAGCACGCCGAGCGCGGGCTCGCGGTCGTGGTGCTGACCGCGACCGTGCCGGTCGCCGCCCTGCCCTCGCCGCCGGCCCGGATCGGGCAGCACGATCAACCCCCGCCCCAGCAGTGCCGTGCCGAGGCCGGCGCTGAAGGAGAGGACTCATGAGCGGCATCCGGATCGCCCTGAACGAGCTGCGCAGGCTCAGCAGCGGGACCCTACCGAAGCTGGCGCTGCTCGCGCTGGTCCTGGTCCCGTTGCTGTACGCCTCGCTGTACCTGTACGCCAACCAGGATCCGTACGGCAGGCTGGACAAGCTGCCCGCCGCGGTGGTCACCAACGACACCGGGGCGGCCGACGAGAACGGCGACCACCGCGTCGTCGGCCGCGAGGTCGCCGACGAGCTGGTGCGCTCGAGCAGCTTCCAGTGGCACGAGGTCTCGGCCGAGGACGCGCGGCAGGGGGTGCGCGACGACGACTACGCCTTCGCGATCACCATCCCGGAGGACTTCTCCGCCGCCCTGCTGTCCACGGGGGACTTCCAGCCGCGGCAGGCGACGATCACGCTCACCACCAACGACGCCAACAACTACCTGGCGGGCACGATCGCCGACCAGGTGGCCGAGCAGGTCAAGTCGACGATCGCGGAGAAGGTCGGCAGCGAGGCCGCGGAGCGGTTCCTGGTCGGCTTCTCCACCATCTACTCCAAGATCAGCGAAGCCACCGAGGGCGCGTCCGAGCTGGCCGAGGGTGCGCGAGAACTGAAGTCCGGGCAGCAGGAGCTCGCCGGCGGCACCAAGGAGCTGGCAAGCAAGACCACCGAGCTGGCGAGCGGGCTGAACACGCTGCGGCAGAGCACCGCGGACCTCCCCCAACAGTCCCAGCAGCTGGCCGACGGGGCCGGCCAGGTCGCGCAGGGCAACGCCCGGATCGCCGAGGTGGGCTCGGCGCTCGCCTCCGGCTCGGCGGATCTGCAGGGCGACCTCGACCAGGCCCGCGCCGACATCGAGCGGCAGCTGCGGGAGGCAGGGTTGCCGGACGCCGATATCCAGCGTGCGTTGGCCGTGCTCGACGAGCTCCGGCAGCCGGTCGACCAGGCCGACGCCAAGATCCAGGACGCGTCCGGCAAGCTGAGCACCCTGGCCGACGGCGCGAACCAGGTCGCGCAGGGCGCGGCGGCGCTCGCCGGTTCCGCGCCCGCGCTGACCGAGGGCATCGGCACGGCCGCCGACGGCGCCCAGCAACTCGCGGAGGGCGCCGGGCGGCTCGACGAGGGGCAGCGGGAGGCGTTGAGCGGCACGACCCGGTTGTCCGAGGGGGCCACCGAGCTGCGCGAGGGGCTCGGCGCGGGACTCGAGCAGATCCCCAACCCGGACGACCCGACCCGCACGGCCACGGCGAACACGATCGCCGATCCGGTGGCAATCAACTCGGTCGGTATGTCCTCTGCGGGCACGTACGGCGCGGGACTCGCGCCCTTCTTCATCGGGCTGGCCACCTGGATCGGCGCGTTCGTGCTGTATCTGCTGCTGCGCCCGCTGTCCACGCGGGCACTCACCGCGGGCGCCTCCCCGCTGCGGGTCGCCATCGGCGGGTGGCTGCCCTCGGCCGTACTGGGCGTGGCGCAGGTGGTGGTGCTGTTCGGTGCGGTGACCTGGCTGGTCGGTATCCATGTCGAGCACCCGGCCGCCGCGGTAGGGTTCGTCGTGCTCACCTCGCTGACGTTCACCGCGATCGTGCACGCGCTGAACGCGTTGTTCGGCGCGGTCGGCAAGTTCCTCGGCCTGGTGTTGCTGGTACTACAACTGGTCAGCGCCGGCGGGACGTTCCCATGGCAGACCATCCCCGACCCGCTGTACCCGCTGCACGTGGTGCTGCCGATGGGATACGTGATCGACGGCCTGCGGCACCTGCTCTACAGCGGGGCCTCGCTGCAGATCCTCGGCGACATCGGGGTGCTCGTCGCCTATCTCGTCGGCGGCCTGGCCATCTCGACGCTGGCCGCGTACAAGCGCCGGGTCTGGACGGTCACGCAGCTCAAACCGGAGCTGAGCCTGTGAGTGCGCGGTCCGATCTGACCAAGCGGAAACTGTTCGAAGCCACGCTGCGGCTTGCCGACCGCCAGGGGCTGATCGGGCTCACCGTGGATGAGATCGCGGCCGAGGCCGGGGTCGCCAAGGGCACGGTGTACTACAACTTCGGCAGCAAGGACGGGCTGGTCGACGCCCTGCTGCGGTACGGCGTCGACCAGCTCGCCGAGCGGTTGCGCACCGGCGCCGAGGCCGAGGACCCGGTCCGCGCGCTGGAGTCGCTTGTGGACAACTCGCTGGAGTTCATCCGCGAGCACCGGGGTTTCTCGCAGATCCTGGTCAGCGAGATGTGGCGCACCCCCGGCCAGTGGCAGGAAACGTTGACCCTGCTGCGGGAGGAGATCATCTCGATCGTCCGGGGACTGCTGCACCGAATCGACGAGGCGGGCAGGCTGCCGGAGGGGGTACGGATCCCGACAGCGGCAGCCGGGCTGTTCGGCACCCTGCTCGTGGTGGCGCTGGACTGGCAGGTATTCCAGCCGGAGCGGACCCGCGCCGAGGTCCGCGACTCGATCATGCTGCTCGCCCGCGGCCTGGCCCGCGAGGTCGGCACCCACCCCAGCTGACCACCCTCCGGTGGGCGCTACGGCAGGGGGCGGCGTTGGCCCAGCTGGTGCAGGGAGGAGGGGCGACCGTCGAGGGCGCGCCGCACGGCGGTGAGCACGCCCTCCACGA
Proteins encoded in this region:
- a CDS encoding TetR/AcrR family transcriptional regulator gives rise to the protein MSARSDLTKRKLFEATLRLADRQGLIGLTVDEIAAEAGVAKGTVYYNFGSKDGLVDALLRYGVDQLAERLRTGAEAEDPVRALESLVDNSLEFIREHRGFSQILVSEMWRTPGQWQETLTLLREEIISIVRGLLHRIDEAGRLPEGVRIPTAAAGLFGTLLVVALDWQVFQPERTRAEVRDSIMLLARGLAREVGTHPS
- a CDS encoding class I SAM-dependent methyltransferase, whose amino-acid sequence is MDRHQRAEERLGTAGVAYRRVGSAEATAANLAWWDADADDYQATHREFLGAADFVWCPEGLREADARLLGEVRGSSVLEVGCGSAPCTRWLACQGARAVGVDLSAGMLRHALADHRRTGADAPLIQASAERLPLATGGFDTACSAFGAVPFVASLDAVFAEVARVLRPGGRWVFAVTHPMRWIFPDDPGPTGLTATQPYFDRTPYVEVNADGAATYVEYHHTMGDYVRALSGAGFRLTDLIEPEWPEAHTRVWGQWSPLRGKLFPGTAIFSAVAAGG
- a CDS encoding YhgE/Pip domain-containing protein gives rise to the protein MSGIRIALNELRRLSSGTLPKLALLALVLVPLLYASLYLYANQDPYGRLDKLPAAVVTNDTGAADENGDHRVVGREVADELVRSSSFQWHEVSAEDARQGVRDDDYAFAITIPEDFSAALLSTGDFQPRQATITLTTNDANNYLAGTIADQVAEQVKSTIAEKVGSEAAERFLVGFSTIYSKISEATEGASELAEGARELKSGQQELAGGTKELASKTTELASGLNTLRQSTADLPQQSQQLADGAGQVAQGNARIAEVGSALASGSADLQGDLDQARADIERQLREAGLPDADIQRALAVLDELRQPVDQADAKIQDASGKLSTLADGANQVAQGAAALAGSAPALTEGIGTAADGAQQLAEGAGRLDEGQREALSGTTRLSEGATELREGLGAGLEQIPNPDDPTRTATANTIADPVAINSVGMSSAGTYGAGLAPFFIGLATWIGAFVLYLLLRPLSTRALTAGASPLRVAIGGWLPSAVLGVAQVVVLFGAVTWLVGIHVEHPAAAVGFVVLTSLTFTAIVHALNALFGAVGKFLGLVLLVLQLVSAGGTFPWQTIPDPLYPLHVVLPMGYVIDGLRHLLYSGASLQILGDIGVLVAYLVGGLAISTLAAYKRRVWTVTQLKPELSL
- a CDS encoding ABC transporter ATP-binding protein, with amino-acid sequence MQLRADRVSLDGPHGTVLPSTSLTVADGELALVHGEPGTGVTAFGLALAGRLRPTTGTVTIDDHADEAKLRSLVAVVDAPGVSEPDEALSLSVVVGEELALAAQPAGAADVRRWLTTHDLAPYADTRFERIEPALRTRLLAELTATRPGVGALVLDRPDRHTSEVEEWAMVAHEHAERGLAVVVLTATVPVAALPSPPARIGQHDQPPPQQCRAEAGAEGEDS
- a CDS encoding GNAT family N-acetyltransferase, with amino-acid sequence MRELVLAQSARFAALDPLLPEAAQPPAGERLTATLADGRRVAGVLYRARHAPGSLTSLWAAGASWELTPLLGDTGGAGMAALLGALRRRLDRERVGPDSACAVTWPSRDVEVARVLLDHGLVPLDALGVRPRPPPPAGTSRPEVVIRRARAADEEEIVALRMAELRYSALVGPNTVREDAAEVLAAEVRTRLRRDEPAWLAESAGLAVGLAGCGWGARAGEQRLRLRPGRWGQLHTLSVLPAARGTGIGRALAAVAHDALRAGGARGTFLFYSPANPLSSVFWHRQGYRPLWTFWEVRPASALR